The following are encoded in a window of Zymoseptoria tritici IPO323 chromosome 4, whole genome shotgun sequence genomic DNA:
- a CDS encoding uncharacterized protein (conserved hypothetical protein): TLTMKIQRPGFGLPLRLAEYNWRGTGHDDDDRFPHAIEDFFAVSAVTLRERRMLEFVGQITDKPGWWEKIKKDEIVARWRQEACVSNPKSEDDAMPTVADLAAKCLAELHDKAAYLQRHGVVHVLDVKITVVKSDLDLTDVFWTSLKSAVLDFENVPDRCKDWHPHTNKQVLDLLHPSLFPLEFGKTRVLSDSLVPLEGCVEYINKGKICPVPREVKEKRKVHMHLMWDNIKFMQAWGSFQWLPSEIEFHQNGKAYIASYVNNLHPDQHKDTYRVLETAVDKAVPLWNECLSWFHSRSRIEDRHIGIEGLVPPVGSNGETDDDVDWEDPDYDTWVLKQQPSAVKFASFDAQAQEAKAQRLDLRTRFSEGLQVIFKLANVVLTPENPRYDGSNWHIEGCLNEHIAATALFYYDSDNVTDSHLHCRQHVDAEELRDQCAQGEGITMCKMYGVNWGGSAVQELGKVLTKPGRILAFPNVLQHKVGPFQLQDKSKPGHRKILAMFLVDPHVQVLSTANVPPQRRDWWAAEIRKVELFARLPVELFDHIIDDVEDLPMTWKQACEAREELMKERGAFTAEFDEIPSEVSKHAGCSMLSD; encoded by the exons ACACTCACGATGAAGATCCAACGACCAGGATTTGGCTTGCCATTGAGGTTGGCGGAATACAACTGGCGTGGCACcggccacgacgacgacgacaggtTTCCACATGCCATCGAagacttcttcgccgtctcTGCCGTCACTTTACGAGAGCGGCGAATGCTGGAATTTGTTGGGCAGATCACCGACAAGCCAGGTTGGTGGGAAAAGATCAAGAAGGATGAGATTGTTGCGCGTTGGAGACAGGAAGCTTGCG TATCGAATCCCAAGTCGGAAGATGACGCTATGCCCACAGTCGCTGACCTGGCGGCAAAGTGCCTCGCTGAGCTTCACGACAAAGCTGCCTATCTTCAGCGACATGGCGTCGTTCACGTTCTGGATGTCAAAATCACCGTAGTGAAGTCGGACTTGGACCTTACTGATGTGTTCTGGACATCACTCAAATCGGCAGTGCTGGACTTCGAAAACGTTCCGGATCGCTGCAAAGACTGGCATCCTCATACCAACAAACAGGTCCTTGATCTCCTTCATCCATCTCTGTTCCCGCTAGAATTTGGCAAGACCCGAGTCTTGTCAGACTCTCTGGTACCACTGGAAGGATGTGTAGAGTATATCAACAAAGGCAAGATATGCCCAGTGCCGCGAGAGGTCAAAGAGAAGCGCAAAGTTCACATGCATCTCATGTGGGACAACATCAAATTCATGCAGGCCTGGGGGTCCTTTCAATGGCTGCCTTCCGAGATCGAATTCCATCAGAATGGCAAGGCCTACATCGCCAGCTACGTGAACAACCTTCATCCGGATCAACATAAAGACACCTATCGCGTCCTGGAGACTGCAGTCGACAAAGCAGTTCCTCTTTGGAACGAATGTCTGTCATGGTTCCACTCGCGGTCGCGTATCGAAGACCGGCACATCGGCATTGAGGGTCTCGTCCCGCCCGTGGGATCGAACGGCGAGACGGACGACGATGTGGACTGGGAGGATCCGGATTACGACACCTGGGTGCTCAAGCAGCAGCCTTCGGCAGTCAAGTTTGCTTCCTTCGACGCGCAGGCACAGGAAGCCAAAGCCCAGCGACTGGATCTACGCACCAGGTTCTCGGAAGGTTTGCAAGTCATCTTCAAGCTGGCTAACGTCGTGTTAACGCCGGAGAATCCACGATACGATGGCAGCAACTGGCACATAGAAGGCTGTTTGAACGAGCACATCGCAGCAACGGCATTGTTCTACTACGACTCTGACAACGTTACGGACAGCCACCTCCACTGCCGTCAACACGTCGACGCAGAAGAGCTGCGCGACCAGTGCGCACAGGGTGAGGGCATTACCATGTGCAAGATGTACGGTGTCAACTGGGGAGGCAGCGCCGTCCAAGAACTCGGCAAAGTCCTCACAAAGCCGGGTCGTATACTTGCCTTTCCCAACGTGCTCCAGCACAAGGTTGGTCCCTTTCAGCTACAAGACAAGTCGAAGCCCGGACACCGCAAGATCCTCGCCATGTTTCTGGTGGACCCGCACGTCCAGGTGCTCTCCACGGCAAACGTGCCACCGCAGCGTCGTGATTGGTGGGCCGCGGAAATCCGCAAAGTCGAACTCTTCGCTAGACTGCCTGTGGAGTTGTTCGACCACATTATCGACGACGTGGAAGACTTACCGATGACCTGGAAGCAAGCATGcgaggcgagggaggaaTTAATGAAGGAGCGGGGTGCCTTCACTGCCGAATTTGACGAGATACCCAGTGAGGTGAGCAAGCACGCCGGATGTTCAATGCTCTCTGATTGA
- the MgBem1 gene encoding uncharacterized protein (The putative protein contains SH3-domains and related to yeast Bem1 that is involved in establishing cell polarity and morphogenesis; functions as a scaffold protein for complexes that include Cdc24, Ste5, Ste20, and Rsr1.), producing MDKMAMKFRRSIKSDKHDSAKQPVPISVQNKDAIAIEPPKKVIKAIYDYNAPADSDMYLSFSAGDFLHVLSRENDADWYEACNPLRNARGLVPVKYFEIVGKTVRDSGDSAQSISSTTHDSGYAEGSTPPAPRMSTVPPMPGHRPTKSYSGSKAPGGVYGVVSYDFHAERPDELDAKEGEAIIVIAQSNPEWFVAKPITRLGGPGLIPVSFIEIRDMTTGKAVEDPVAAVSAAGIPKVEEWKKMAAEYKNNSVPLGTVSISGNLEQGMGRMSVNGQSAYGQQRHSRQTSMSQQNVFAAVRASVPRFIFSDDKFHFIVECRLSNGSHWDLSRIYEDFYELQINLINAFPEEARTAPNKPRILPYMPGPVKFVTDSISEGRRANLDEYLRDLLKLAPHITNSSLVRNFFAPREGDYEIDPNAVDLNEHARPSDPRARYSQSSQISHQTTAPVRPSHQYSASQSTTLNSATGPYAHRPSQSSQANGSFTSSQQTLPAPGGGTSTPNAPVKVKAWFDRDTCVVIRMAPRGQFTYDELHKKIVERRKLEYKGQDQDDEDLDIEYRDEKDGEYYRLEGDEDLDIAVERNEKLTLAVRAAGS from the exons ATGGACAAAATGGCTATGAAG TTCCGACGGTCGATCAAGAGCGACAAGCACGACTCGGCGAAACAACCTGTTCCGATATCAGTCCAGAACAAGGACGCCATCGCAATCGAGCCGCCCAAAAAG GTCATAAAAGCGATATACGATTACAATGCGCCCGCCGACTCTGACATGTATCTTTCCTTTTCTGCCGGCGACTTCCTGCACGTTCTGAGCCGCGAAAACGATGCGGACTGGTACGAAGCCTGCAACCCCTTGCGCAATGCGCGAGGACTGGTTCCAGTGAAATATTTCGAGATTGTTGGAAAGACAGTGCGCGACAGCGGCGACTCCGCGCAATCCATATCCAGTACCACACACGATAGCGGCTACGCCGAGGGCTCTACCCCACCTGCGCCGAGAATGAGTACCGTACCGCCAATGCCGGGCCACCGACCAACCAAGTCTTACAGTGGGAGCAAGGCACCCGGCGGTGTTTATGGCGTCGTGTCGTACGACTTCCACGCGGAACGACCGGACGAGCTGGATGCAAAGGAGGGTGAGGCGATCATTGTCATAGCGCAGTCGAATCCGGAATGGTTTGTCGCAAAGCCTATAACTCGCCTAGGAGGACCCGGACTCATTCCAGTATCATTCATCGAGATTCGAGACATGACGACGGGCAAGGCTGTGGAGGATCCGGTGGCCGCGGTGTCGGCGGCAGGCATTCCaaaggtggaggagtggaAAAAGATGGCGGCCGAATACAAGAACAACAGCGTACCTCTCGGCACTGTGTCAATCTCCGGTAATCTCGAGCAGGGCATGGGACGAATGAGCGTGAACGGACAGAGCGCATATGGACAGCAAAGACATTCTCGGCAGACCAGCATGTCGCAGCAGAACGTCTTCGCCGCGGTGCGAGCGTCTGTACCGCGATTCATCTTTTCGGACGACAAATTCCACTTCATCGTGGAGTGCAGGCTGTCAAACGGCTCGCACTGGGATCTTTCGCGCATTTACGAGGACTTTTACGAACTGCAAATTAATTTGATCAACGCATTTCCCGAAGAGGCGAGGACGGCACCGAATAAACCCCGGATACTGCCATACATGCCAGGACCGGTCAAGTTTGTCACAGACAGCATCAGCGAGGGACGAAGAGCAAATCTGGACGAGTACCTCCGCGATCTGCTAAAGCTGGCACCACACATCACAAACTCATCCCTGGTACGGAACTTCTTCGCACCACGGGAAGGCGACTACGAAATCGATCCGAACGCAGTGGATCTCAACGAACACGCCCGACCCTCCGATCCTCGCGCACGATACTCCCAATCCTCGCAAATATCCCACCAAACAACCGCTCCCGTTCGGCCATCGCACCAATACTCCGCCTCCCAATCCACAACCCTCAACTCCGCCACTGGACCCTACGCGCACCGCCCTTCTCAATCTTCCCAAGCCAACGGCTCCTTCACTTCCAGCCAACAAACCCTCCCCGCGCCCGGCGGCGGCACCAGCACGCCCAACGCGCCGGTGAAAGTCAAGGCCTGGTTCGACCGCGATACGTGCGTCGTCATCCGCATGGCGCCGCGGGGACAATTCACGTACGACGAACTGCACAAGAAAatcgtggagaggaggaagttggagTATAAGGGTCAGGAtcaggatgatgaggatctGGATATTGAGTATCGGGATGAGAAGGATGGGGAGTATTATCGATTGGAAGGGGATGAGGATCTGGATATCGCCGTGGAGAGGAATGAGAAGTTGACGTTGGCGGTGAGGGCGGCGGGGTCGTGA
- a CDS encoding ABFa alfa-L-arabinofuranosidase-A-like protein (alfa-L-arabinofuranosidase-A related protein, related to protein 80849) has translation MFAKSLLTLGLALAAQAVEITVKSTGGNATSPLQYGIMFEDINNSGDGGVYAELVQNRAFQGSGIWPSNLTFWSALGGAQLSLLNLSTPLSSALPASMQVTGTGNGIGFSNAGFWGFPVVSNWTYKGSFYVHGDYNGNISVNLQSLEKKSWAEASIEVSSSSGQWTQYHYTLQPGQDAPNSNNTLDFTWDSTSGCALDFNLISLFPPTYNDRENGLRIDLMEAMAGLKPSFFRAPGGNNVEGLQSPYWWNWTNTIGPLTDRPGYPDTWSYEITDGLGLIEYMLWAQDLGMEIVLAVWAGLWLDKEVVPEDQLQPYVQSALDEIEFLRGDASSPWGSVRASLGYPEPFSVKYVEVGNEDSLNEGDKSYREYRFKMFNDAISAAYPDIKVISSFYDVDDYHQYALPIEMSSEFGKFDNYTSDHPILIGEYAIVEYDGFNRTEVTWEKGAPRAFTPFWYGTVAEAIFVLGAERNSDKMIGAAYAPMLQNLNRWEWIPNLISYDANPAHTTLSTSYHMISLFSSNRITENLPMEGAEFGPAYYVAGRSNVTGSHILKAAVYNSTGDVPFNVVFEGVGAGSTATLTYLTAPMNASQPIGGNIVETHTSQVDADANGAFCFSLPEYSVAVLDVAGSDC, from the exons ATGTTTGCGAAAAGTCTTCTAACGCTCGGCTTGGCCCTCGCGGCTCAGGCGGTCGAGATCACCGTCAAGTCGACTGGAGGAAATGCTACATCACCTCTTCAATATGGGATCATGTTCGAAGACATCAACAACTCTGGAGATGGCGGCGTGTACGCCGAGCTTGTTCAGAATCGAGCATTCCAGGGCAGCGGT ATCTGGCCAAGCAACCTGACTTTTTGGTCTGCGCTTGGCGGTGCCCAGCTATCCCTGCTGAACCTCTCGACGCCACTATCGTCGGCTCTGCCAGCTTCGATGCAGGTTACTGGAACCGGGAATGGTATCGGCTTCTCCAATGCTGGCTTCTGGGGCTTCCCGGTCGTCTCGAACTGGACCTATAAAGGCTCCTTCTATGTCCATGGTGACTACAACGGCAACATCAGCGTCAATCTTCAGTccttggagaagaagtcTTGGGCAGAGGCGTCGATCGAGGTGTCGTCCAGCTCTGGGCAGTGGACACAGTACCACTATACGCTACAGCCAGGTCAGGATGCTCCGAATTCGAACAATACCTTGGACTTTACCTGGGACTCCACTTCTGGATGTGCTCTTGACTTCAACTTGATCAGCCTATTCCCCCCGACGTACAACGACCGGGAGAATGGATTGCGGATTGATCTTATGGAAGCGATGGCTGGCTTGAAGCCGTCGTTCTTCCGAGCTCCG GGAGGCAACAACGTGGAGGGTCTCCAGTCACCGTATTGGTGGAACTGGACGAACACTATCGGTCCACTGACAGACCGACCTGGATATCCCGATACCTGGAGCTATGAGATCACCGATGGACTCGGCTTGATAGAGTACATGCTGTGGGCACAGGATCTCG GCATGGAAATTGTTCTTGCAGTATGGGCAGGCCTCTGGCTCGACAAGGAAGTCGTCCCAGAAGATCAGCTCCAGCCGTACGTGCAGTCCGCACTGGATGAGATCGAATTCCTCCGAGGCGACGCTTCATCGCCTTGGGGCAGTGTTCGTGCCAGTCTCGGATACCCGGAGCCGTTCTCTGTCAAGTATGTCGAAGTCGGCAATGAAGACAGCTTGAACGAAGGAGACAAGAGTTACCGGGAGTACAGGTTCAAGATGTTCAATGATGCCATTAGCGCAGCTTACCCAGACATCAAAGTTATCTCCAGCTTTTACGATGTCGATG ACTATCATCAGTACGCCCTCCCCATCGAGATGTCGTCTGAGTTCGGCAAATTCGACAACTATACCTCAGATCATCCGATCCTCATTGGCGAGTATGCCATTGTCGAATACGACGGCTTTAACAGAACTGAGGTGACCTGGGAGAAAGGCGCCCCACGAGCCTTCACACCTTTCTGGTATGGCACAGTCGCAGAAGCCATCTTCGTTCTCGGAGCCGAGCGCAATTCAGACAAGATGATCGGAGCAGCGTACGCGCCGATGCTGCAGAACCTGAACAGATGGGAGTGGATTCCAAATCTCATCTCGTATGATGCGAACCCAGCACACACCACGCTCTCCACGAGCTACCACATGATCAGCCTGTTCTCCAGCAATCGGATCACGGAGAATCTGCCCATGGAAGGTGCCGAGTTTGGTCCAGCGTACTATGTTGCTGGCCGTAGCAACGTGACGGGCTCGCATATCCTCAAGGCAGCTGTTTACAACAGCACTGGGGATGTTCCATTCAATGTCGTCTTCGAAGGGGTCGGAGCTGGCTCGACCGCGACATTGACATACCTGACCGCGCCGATGAATGCCAGTCAGCCAATTGGTGGGAATATTGTCGAGACACACACGTCCCAGGTGGATGCAGATGCCAATGGCGCATTCTGCTTCAGCTTGCCGGAGTACTCGGTCGCTGTACTGGATGTTGCCGGAAGTGATTGCTAG